Part of the Pseudomonas sp. P8_241 genome is shown below.
GAACTGCTCAAGCACTTCCACAGCAATAGGGTCACCCGCCAACCCGGCAGCGGTAATGGCTTGCGGTGTGTCGAGCACGGGCGTGTGCCCATCCACCGCGCAGATCGCCCGATAAACACGTGGCAAGCCGCCGCCGCTCAGTGCGGTTTCAGCACTGACGTGTCCGATTTCATTGGAGATGTGCTGCCATAGCTGGGTTTCACGCGGGCTGCTCAAGGGCAGATCAACATGACCACCCTCACCCGGCAGCGCGGCAAAACGCCCTTCGCCGAGATCGAGCAAGGTGCCAACGCCCAAGCCAGTGCCCGGTCCGATCACCACCGCCGGGCGCAACGGCTCCGGCGTGCCTTCGCAGACCATGCGGAATTCGCCGGGCTGCAAACGGGTCATGCCCAACGCCATGGCCGAGAAGTCGTTGACCAGCAACAGCTGATCGACCTGCAAGGTCTGGCAGAACCCCTTGCGGCTCAGACGCCAGTGATTGTTGGTGAACTTGAATTCGTCGCCGCTCACGGGGCCGGCCACCGACAGGCAGACCGAACCGATTGAACCCGGCGCAAGGCCCAGCCCATTCAGATAGAGGCTGATTGCCTCTTCCGGGCTGGAAAAATCGGCCGTTGCCAGCACCTGGACCGATTCCAGCTGCTGGTTTTTCCACAACGCGAAACGTGCGTTGGTCCCACCGATGTCACCGACCAAAGCCAGTTTCAATTAAGCGTCTCCAGGGCAGAAGTGAAGGCGCTGGCGCCCTGCTCCGCCGAGCTGAAGGCCATGCGCATGAAACCAA
Proteins encoded:
- a CDS encoding glucokinase codes for the protein MKLALVGDIGGTNARFALWKNQQLESVQVLATADFSSPEEAISLYLNGLGLAPGSIGSVCLSVAGPVSGDEFKFTNNHWRLSRKGFCQTLQVDQLLLVNDFSAMALGMTRLQPGEFRMVCEGTPEPLRPAVVIGPGTGLGVGTLLDLGEGRFAALPGEGGHVDLPLSSPRETQLWQHISNEIGHVSAETALSGGGLPRVYRAICAVDGHTPVLDTPQAITAAGLAGDPIAVEVLEQFCCWLGRVAGNNVLTSGGRGGVYIVGGVIPRFADFFLESGFARCFADKGCMSDYFKGIPVWLVTAPYSGLVGAGVALEQA